One part of the Streptomyces nigra genome encodes these proteins:
- a CDS encoding phosphatidylglycerol lysyltransferase domain-containing protein yields MSGGVPRRPSRIRHLSGRLRPLLLGPRPEAVPLLVGRACALVGLLNVAAGVFPRFRHSRMHALAEVLPGAFGPFAAALSLSAGVLLLLLAHGLRRGKRRAWRAAVVLLPAGAAAQFTYRHSVIGVLISVWLLVTLLRHRDQFTALPDPRSRWRALANLVLMGAGSLALGLVIVSAHPGTLLGDPSLADRISHVLYGMAGFEGPVDYRGSTSWTVAFSLGALGWITAVSTIYLAFRPEHPAARLTEDDESRLRALLARHGGRDSLGHFALRRDKAVVFSPSGKAAVTYRVVSGVMLASGDPIGDVEAWPGAIERFMDEAKAHSWTPAVMGCSETGAEVWTRETGLDALELGDEAVVDVPDFSLAGRAMRNVRQMVKRIERAGYETRVRRVRDLGDTELERVRRAAEDWRGTDTERGFSMALGRVGDPADGDCLIATAHKGDAEPGPYGDLKAVLHFVPWGTDGVSLDLMRRDRSADPGMNELLIVAALQAAPRLGIARVSLNFAMFRSALARGEKIGAGPVLRAWRGLLVFLSRWFQIESLYKFNAKFQPRWEPRFVVYRASADLPRLGIAAMQAEGFVNLALPLPRFLRRRTTAPRPCPHRVPEGDVRAA; encoded by the coding sequence ATGTCGGGTGGGGTTCCGCGACGGCCGAGCCGGATACGGCATCTGTCGGGCCGGCTGCGGCCGCTGCTGCTGGGGCCGCGCCCCGAGGCCGTCCCGCTCCTCGTCGGACGGGCCTGCGCCCTGGTCGGACTGCTGAACGTCGCCGCGGGCGTGTTCCCGCGCTTCCGGCACAGCCGGATGCACGCCCTCGCCGAGGTGCTCCCGGGCGCCTTCGGGCCGTTCGCGGCCGCGCTGTCGCTCAGCGCCGGCGTGCTGTTGCTGCTGCTCGCGCACGGCCTGCGGCGCGGCAAGCGGCGCGCGTGGCGCGCGGCCGTCGTCCTGCTGCCCGCCGGAGCGGCGGCCCAGTTCACCTACCGCCACTCCGTCATCGGCGTCCTCATCTCCGTCTGGCTCCTCGTCACCCTGCTGCGCCACCGCGACCAGTTCACGGCCCTGCCCGACCCGCGCAGCCGCTGGCGCGCCCTCGCCAACCTCGTCCTCATGGGCGCCGGTTCGCTCGCCCTCGGCCTCGTCATCGTCAGCGCCCACCCGGGCACCCTGCTCGGCGACCCGAGCCTGGCCGACCGCATCAGCCACGTCCTGTACGGCATGGCCGGCTTCGAGGGCCCGGTCGACTACCGGGGCAGCACGTCCTGGACCGTCGCCTTCTCCCTCGGCGCGCTCGGCTGGATCACCGCCGTGAGCACCATCTACCTCGCCTTCCGGCCCGAACACCCGGCCGCCCGTCTCACCGAGGACGACGAGAGCCGGCTGCGTGCCCTGCTGGCCCGGCACGGCGGCCGCGACTCCCTCGGCCACTTCGCGCTGCGCCGCGACAAGGCCGTCGTGTTCTCCCCCAGCGGCAAGGCCGCGGTGACCTACCGGGTCGTCTCCGGCGTGATGCTCGCCAGCGGCGACCCCATCGGCGACGTCGAGGCGTGGCCCGGCGCCATCGAGCGCTTCATGGACGAGGCGAAGGCCCACTCCTGGACCCCGGCCGTCATGGGCTGCTCCGAGACGGGCGCCGAGGTGTGGACCCGCGAGACCGGGCTCGACGCCCTCGAACTGGGCGACGAGGCGGTGGTGGACGTCCCGGATTTCTCGCTCGCCGGCCGCGCGATGCGCAATGTGCGCCAGATGGTCAAGCGCATCGAGCGCGCCGGTTACGAGACCCGGGTACGCCGCGTCCGTGACCTCGGCGACACCGAGCTGGAGCGGGTGCGCCGCGCCGCCGAGGACTGGCGGGGCACCGACACCGAGCGCGGCTTCTCCATGGCCCTCGGCCGGGTCGGCGACCCCGCCGACGGCGACTGCCTCATCGCCACCGCTCACAAGGGCGACGCCGAACCGGGCCCCTACGGCGACCTCAAGGCCGTTCTGCACTTCGTGCCCTGGGGCACCGACGGCGTCTCCCTGGACCTGATGCGCCGCGACCGCTCCGCCGACCCCGGCATGAACGAACTGCTGATCGTGGCCGCCCTCCAGGCCGCCCCCAGGCTCGGCATCGCGCGCGTGTCGCTGAACTTCGCCATGTTCCGCTCGGCGCTGGCCCGCGGCGAGAAGATCGGCGCGGGCCCCGTCCTGCGCGCCTGGCGCGGCCTGCTGGTCTTCCTCTCGCGCTGGTTCCAGATCGAGTCCCTGTACAAGTTCAACGCGAAGTTCCAGCCCCGCTGGGAGCCCCGGTTCGTCGTCTACCGCGCCTCCGCGGACCTCCCGCGCCTCGGCATCGCGGCCATGCAGGCGGAGGGCTTCGTGAACCTGGCGCTGCCCCTGCCGCGCTTCCTGCGCCGCCGCACCACCGCCCCGCGCCCCTGCCCGCACCGTGTCCCCGAAGGGGATGTCCGGGCCGCCTGA
- a CDS encoding PH domain-containing protein, with protein MTAPGVDDAIREARPVSERRLHPVTPLRRAWAPVAVLIGWAVHDPDQAQRQLTRLTTTTLLIALAVLVPAAALYGFLTWWYTHFAVTDSELRIRTGLVFRRTAHIRLERIQAVDVTQPLLARVVGVAKLKLDVVGTDKKDELAFLGAEEARALRAELLARAAGFAPETAHEVGEAPSRELLRVPPRVLAVSLVLTGATWGTLAAALVVPAVLWLFTESVWTVLATAVPLVGAAGAASVGRFVTEYDWTVGESPDGLRLDHGLLDRAHETVPPGRVQTVRLVEPLLWRRRGWVRVELDVAGSSNSVLLPVAPREIAESVVARVLPGVTVPPPEALTRPPRRAGRCVPLWWRGHGLAVTDAVFAARAGLLSRTLALVPHAKVQSVRLTQGPWERRWNVADVHVDTGAGKTVTARLRDAGEAAELLRTQAERSRTGRRDARPDRWMA; from the coding sequence GTGACGGCCCCGGGCGTCGACGACGCCATACGCGAGGCGCGGCCCGTGTCGGAGCGCCGGCTGCATCCCGTGACGCCGCTCCGGCGCGCGTGGGCGCCCGTCGCCGTGCTCATCGGCTGGGCGGTGCACGACCCCGACCAGGCGCAGCGCCAGCTGACCCGGCTGACGACCACGACCCTGCTGATCGCGCTCGCCGTGCTCGTCCCGGCCGCCGCCCTCTACGGCTTCCTGACCTGGTGGTACACGCACTTCGCCGTCACCGACTCCGAACTGCGCATCCGTACCGGCCTGGTGTTCCGGCGCACCGCGCACATCCGGCTGGAGCGCATCCAGGCCGTCGACGTCACCCAGCCGCTCCTCGCGCGCGTGGTGGGCGTCGCCAAGCTGAAGCTGGACGTCGTCGGCACGGACAAGAAGGACGAACTCGCCTTTCTGGGCGCGGAGGAGGCGCGTGCCCTGCGCGCGGAACTCCTGGCGCGCGCCGCCGGGTTCGCGCCGGAGACCGCGCACGAGGTGGGCGAGGCGCCCTCCCGCGAGCTGCTGCGGGTGCCGCCGCGCGTCCTCGCCGTCTCCCTCGTCCTGACCGGCGCGACCTGGGGCACGCTGGCCGCCGCCCTCGTCGTACCGGCCGTGCTGTGGCTGTTCACGGAGAGCGTGTGGACGGTGCTCGCCACCGCGGTGCCGCTGGTCGGCGCGGCGGGCGCGGCCAGCGTCGGACGGTTCGTCACCGAGTACGACTGGACGGTGGGCGAGTCGCCGGACGGGCTGCGCCTCGACCACGGCCTGCTCGACCGCGCCCACGAGACGGTGCCGCCGGGCCGCGTGCAGACCGTACGGCTGGTGGAGCCGCTGCTGTGGCGGCGGCGCGGCTGGGTGCGGGTGGAGCTGGACGTGGCCGGCTCGTCCAACTCGGTGCTGCTGCCGGTCGCCCCGCGCGAGATCGCCGAGTCGGTCGTGGCCCGGGTGCTGCCCGGGGTGACCGTCCCGCCGCCCGAGGCCCTTACGCGTCCGCCCCGGCGGGCGGGCCGCTGTGTGCCGCTGTGGTGGCGCGGACACGGACTGGCCGTCACGGACGCGGTGTTCGCGGCCCGCGCGGGTCTGCTGAGCCGCACCCTGGCCCTCGTCCCGCACGCGAAGGTGCAGAGCGTACGGCTCACCCAGGGGCCCTGGGAGCGCCGCTGGAACGTCGCCGACGTCCATGTGGACACGGGCGCCGGCAAGACCGTCACCGCGCGTCTGAGGGACGCCGGGGAGGCCGCGGAGCTGCTGCGCACGCAGGCGGAACGGTCTCGCACGGGGCGCCGGGACGCGCGGCCGGACCGCTGGATGGCCTGA
- a CDS encoding PH domain-containing protein, with the protein METGSQKDTGTERDRRTEDGPVWTGLPPGLLRMRRLLLVVWLGLLTVGLGVLLGWLAGPGWAAFAALPPALMVWGWVMLERNWRSWRYAERADDLLISRGVLWREETVVPYGRMQLVEVTSGPVERHFGLASVQLHTAAAATDATIPGLDPAEAERLRDRLTELGEARSAGL; encoded by the coding sequence ATGGAGACGGGGAGCCAGAAGGACACGGGAACGGAGCGGGACCGGCGCACGGAGGACGGACCGGTGTGGACCGGGCTGCCGCCGGGGCTGCTGCGGATGCGCCGGCTGCTGCTGGTGGTGTGGCTGGGGCTGCTGACGGTGGGCCTGGGCGTGCTGCTCGGCTGGCTCGCCGGGCCCGGCTGGGCGGCGTTCGCCGCGCTGCCGCCGGCCCTCATGGTGTGGGGCTGGGTGATGCTCGAACGCAACTGGCGTTCCTGGCGCTACGCCGAGCGCGCCGACGACCTGCTGATCAGCCGGGGTGTGCTGTGGCGTGAGGAGACGGTCGTGCCGTACGGCCGTATGCAGCTCGTGGAGGTCACCTCGGGGCCCGTGGAGCGGCACTTCGGGCTGGCCAGCGTGCAGCTGCACACGGCCGCCGCCGCGACCGACGCCACCATCCCCGGCCTCGACCCGGCCGAGGCGGAGCGGCTGCGCGACCGGCTCACCGAGCTGGGCGAGGCCCGATCGGCGGGCCTGTGA
- a CDS encoding NADH-quinone oxidoreductase subunit D has protein sequence MTPTTETMVGIGGAAESTDMVLNIGPQHPSTHGVLRLKLVLDGERITSAEPVIGYMHRGAEKLFEARDYRQIIMLANRHDWLSAFSNELGVVLAVERMLGMEVPERAVWTRTLLAELNRVLNHLMFLGSYPLELGGITPIFYAFTEREELQHVMEEVSGGRMHYMFNRVGGLKEDLPAGWTTRARAAVADVRSRMDRFDDLVLGNEIFRGRTRGVGVLAPEAVHAYGVSGPIGRASGVDFDLRRDEPYLAYGELQDVLKVVTRQEGDCLARFECLLEQTHNALDLADACLDRIAELPAGPINQRLPKVLKAPEGHTYAWTENPLGINGYYLVSKGEKTPYRLKLRSASYNNIQALVELLPGTLVADMVAILGSMFFVVGDIDK, from the coding sequence ATGACTCCTACGACGGAGACCATGGTCGGTATCGGCGGCGCCGCGGAGAGCACCGACATGGTGCTCAACATCGGCCCCCAGCACCCCTCGACGCACGGTGTGCTGCGCCTCAAGCTCGTCCTGGACGGCGAGCGCATCACGAGCGCCGAGCCCGTGATCGGCTATATGCACCGCGGCGCGGAGAAGCTCTTCGAGGCCCGCGACTACCGCCAGATCATCATGCTCGCCAACCGCCACGACTGGCTGTCGGCCTTCTCCAACGAGCTGGGCGTCGTCCTCGCCGTGGAGCGCATGCTCGGCATGGAGGTGCCCGAGCGGGCGGTCTGGACGCGGACCCTGCTGGCGGAGCTGAACCGCGTCCTCAACCATCTGATGTTCCTCGGGTCGTACCCGCTGGAGCTGGGCGGGATCACGCCGATCTTCTACGCCTTCACCGAGCGCGAGGAACTCCAGCACGTCATGGAGGAGGTCTCCGGCGGGCGGATGCACTACATGTTCAACCGGGTGGGCGGCCTCAAGGAGGACCTGCCGGCCGGCTGGACCACGCGCGCGCGTGCCGCCGTCGCCGACGTGCGCTCCCGCATGGACCGGTTCGACGATCTGGTCCTCGGCAACGAGATCTTCCGCGGGCGCACGCGCGGGGTGGGCGTCCTCGCGCCGGAGGCCGTGCACGCGTACGGCGTGAGCGGGCCGATCGGGCGCGCCTCGGGCGTCGACTTCGATCTGCGCCGGGACGAGCCGTATCTCGCGTACGGGGAGCTCCAGGACGTCCTGAAGGTCGTGACCCGGCAGGAGGGCGACTGTCTCGCCCGGTTCGAGTGCCTCCTGGAGCAGACCCACAACGCCCTCGACCTCGCGGACGCCTGCCTGGACCGGATCGCGGAGCTGCCGGCGGGGCCGATCAACCAGCGGCTTCCCAAGGTGCTGAAGGCACCCGAGGGGCACACGTACGCGTGGACCGAGAACCCCCTCGGTATCAACGGCTACTACCTGGTCAGCAAGGGCGAGAAGACGCCGTACCGGCTGAAGCTGCGCTCGGCCTCGTACAACAACATCCAGGCGCTGGTGGAGCTGCTGCCGGGGACGCTGGTCGCGGACATGGTGGCGATCCTGGGGTCGATGTTCTTCGTGGTCGGGGACATCGACAAGTA
- a CDS encoding alpha/beta hydrolase translates to MGLTSDKVLAMAVLTAVGLFAGTVWLWPRLARRSVRAVAGRVGLLLGTQLALFASVGLAANQAFGFYADWADLFGQEKGMGVVVDHTPADGPLRVVDTRRVPGSASGDPAVSGRIHKVEIVGRTSRIATPAYVYLPPEYFQPGFRTRTFPASVVLTGYPGTAEALVDKLDYPQTAARLAGRGRMSPMVLVMMRPTVAPPRDTECVDIPDGPQTETFFADDLPDAVEGHYRVGGRPGGWGIIGDSTGGYCALKLAMHHPAVYGAGAGLSAYYKAPIDATTGDLFHGDKNLRDRADLRWCLENLPAPDTSLLVGSSRVGESNYRDTLKFIERVKATKRTRISSIILESGGHNFNTWRREIPATLEWTSERLSTPERAEEPSRS, encoded by the coding sequence ATGGGTCTGACGAGCGACAAGGTGCTGGCAATGGCGGTGCTGACGGCCGTGGGGCTGTTCGCCGGCACGGTGTGGCTGTGGCCGCGGCTCGCCCGGCGGAGCGTACGGGCCGTGGCCGGACGGGTCGGGCTGCTGCTCGGCACGCAGCTGGCGCTGTTCGCGTCGGTCGGTCTCGCCGCCAACCAGGCCTTCGGCTTCTATGCCGACTGGGCCGATCTGTTCGGGCAGGAGAAGGGCATGGGGGTCGTGGTCGACCACACCCCGGCGGACGGCCCGCTGCGCGTCGTGGACACCCGCAGGGTGCCCGGGTCGGCGAGCGGGGACCCGGCCGTGAGCGGGCGGATCCACAAGGTCGAGATCGTGGGCCGCACGAGCCGTATCGCGACGCCCGCGTACGTCTATCTGCCACCGGAGTATTTCCAGCCGGGATTTCGCACCCGGACGTTTCCGGCGTCCGTCGTCCTGACCGGGTATCCGGGGACGGCCGAGGCGCTGGTCGACAAGCTCGACTATCCGCAGACGGCGGCGCGGCTCGCCGGTCGGGGTCGTATGTCTCCGATGGTGCTGGTGATGATGCGCCCGACCGTGGCGCCGCCCCGGGACACGGAATGCGTCGACATCCCGGACGGCCCGCAGACGGAGACCTTCTTCGCCGATGACCTGCCCGACGCCGTGGAAGGCCACTACCGGGTGGGCGGGCGGCCCGGCGGCTGGGGGATCATCGGTGATTCCACCGGCGGCTACTGCGCGTTGAAGCTCGCCATGCACCATCCGGCGGTGTACGGCGCGGGCGCCGGGCTCTCCGCCTACTACAAGGCGCCGATCGACGCGACGACCGGCGACCTCTTCCACGGCGACAAGAACCTGCGCGACCGGGCCGACCTGCGGTGGTGCCTGGAGAACCTGCCCGCGCCGGACACGTCCCTGCTCGTCGGCAGCAGCAGGGTCGGCGAATCCAACTACCGGGACACGCTGAAGTTCATCGAGCGCGTGAAAGCGACGAAGCGGACGCGGATCTCCTCGATCATCCTCGAAAGCGGCGGGCACAACTTCAACACTTGGCGGCGCGAGATTCCGGCGACACTGGAGTGGACGAGCGAGCGGCTGAGCACCCCGGAGCGGGCGGAAGAGCCGTCCCGATCTTGA